Sequence from the Burkholderia cepacia genome:
CGCGGCGAGCGCGGGCGACAGCGTCAGCGAGTTGATCGCGGAGATCACCGTCGAGATCGCGATCGTCACCGCGAACTGCCGGTAGAACTGCCCCGTGACCCCCGACATGAACGCCATCGGCACGAACACCGCGCACAGCACCAGCGCGATCGCGACGATCGGCCCCGACACCTCGCGCATCGCCTGGTGCGCGGCATCGCGCGGACTCAGCCCCTGCGCAATATTGCGCTCGACGTTCTCGACCACGACGATCGCATCGTCGACGACGATGCCGATCGCGAGCACGAGCCCGAACAGCGTCAGCGTGTTGATCGAATAGCCGAGCAGATAGAGCCACGCGAAGGTGCCGACCACCGACACCGGCACCGCGACGAGCGGAATGATCGATGCGCGCCACGTCTGCAGGAACAGGATCACGACGAGCACGACCAGCACGACCGCCTCGATCAGCGTGTGCTGCACCGCGCGGATCGATTCGCGCACGAATACCGTCGGATCCCACACGGGACGGTACGCGACGCCGGGCGGGAAGCGCTTCGACAGTTCGTCGAACTTCGCATACACGGCCTTCGCGACCTCGAGCGCGTTCGCGCCCGGCGACAGGAAGATGCCGACCACGGCCGATTGCCTGTCGTTGAAGTACGAGCGCAGCGTGTAGTCGCCCGCGCCGAGCTCGACGCGCGCGACGTCGGACAGCTTCACGACCTGGCCGTCGTCGCCGTTGCGCAGCACGATGTCGCCGAACTCCTGCGCCGTGCGCAGCCGGCCGCGCACGTTGATCGACAGGAGGAAGTCGTTTTTCTTCGGCGTCGGCTCCGCGCCGAGCTGGCCGGCAGACACCTGCACGTTCTGCTCGCGCACGGCCGCGATCACGTCGCTCGCGGTCAGCCCGCGCGACGCGAGCCGGTTCGGGTCGAGCCAGAGGCGCATCGCGTAATCGCCGGAGCCGTACACGCCGACGTCGCCGATGCCGGTGAGCCGCGACAGTTCGTCCTTCACGTGCAGCGTCAGGTAGTTGCGCAGATACAGCGAGTCGCGGCTGTTGTCCGGTGAATAGAGGCTCACGTACATCAGCGGCGTCGGCGACTGCTTCTGCGTGGTCACGCCGTACTGGCGCACCTCGTCGGGCAGGCGCGACAGGGCCTGGCTCACGCGGTTCTGCACGCGCACGGCGGCCGTGTCGGGATCGACGCCCTGCAGGAACGTGACGACCACCTGCAGACTGCCGTCCGAACCGGCGACCGACTTCATGTACATGATGCCTTCGACGCCGTTGATCGCCTCTTCGAGCGGTTCTGCGACCGACTCGGCGATTTCCTTCGGGTTCGCGCCCGGGTACGTCGCACGCACGACGACGCTCGGCGGCACGACTTCCGGGTATTCGCCGGCGGGCAGCATCGGAATCGAGATCAGGCCGATCGCGAAGATGACGATCGACAGCACGACCGCGAAGATCGGCCGGTCGATGAAGAATCGGGAGAAATCCATGCTTCGGCCTCCCGTTACTGCGCCGCGGGCGCGGCGGCTTCGACGGACGCGGCCTGCACGCCGGCGACGGGTCGCACGGCCAGCGTCTTCGGTTTCACCTGCGCGCCCGGATAGTAGATCCGCTGCATGCCGTCGACGACCACGCGGTCGCCCGCCTGGATCCCCTTCTCGATGATCCGCTCGCCGTCCAGCCCGCGGCCGATCGTCACGTCGCGGCGCAGCGCCTTGTCGCCGGGCCCGATCACGTACACGTACTTGCGGTCCTGGTCGGTGAGCACGGCCTTGTCGTCGACGAGCAGCGCGTCCTGATCGCGGCCGCTGACGAGTTGCACACGCGCATACAGGCCCGGCGTAAACGTGTGGTCCGCATTCGGCAGCCGCACGCGCGCGCGGATCGTGCCCGTCTGCGGGTCGAGACGGTTGTCGAGGAAATCGACGGTGCCCGCATGCGGGAAGCCCGTCTCGTTCGCGAGGCCCACGCGGACCGGATCGGCGCCGATCGCGCGATGCTTCGGATCGGCACGCCGTGCGTTGTAGCGCAGGTAGCTCTGTTCGTCGCAGTCGAAATACACGTAGACGGGGTTCTGCGACACGACGGTCGTCAGCAGCGTGTCGTCCGCGCGCGCCAGGTTGCCGACGGTGGCGACCGCGCGGCCGACGCGGCCCGCGATCGGCGCACGCACTTCGGTGAAACCGAGATTGAGCTTCGCATCGGCGACGGCCGCATCGGCCGCTTGCAGGTCCGCACGCGCCTGCTCGGCCGTGGCGCGCGCGTTGTCGAGTTCTTCCTGCGACGTCGCATGCGCATCGATCAGCGTCTGCACGCGCTTGAGCTGCACGTTCGCGAGGCTCGCGGCCGCGCGGGCCCGCTGCAGCTGCGCGTTCGCGCGATCGAGTGCGATCCGGTACGGGCGCGGGTCGATCTCGAACAGCAGCGCGCCCTGCGCGACCAGGTCGCCCTCCTCGTAGGCGACGCGCTGCAGGTAGCCGCTCACGCGCGGCCGCAGTTCGACCGCGTCGACCGCTTCGACGCGTCCGTTGAACGCGTCGGCAAGACGCACGGTGCGCGGCGCGATCGTCGCGACGCCGACTTCGGGGGGAGGCTGGGCCGGCGGGTCGCCCCGGCCGTCATGACAGCCGGACAACGCAAGCAGCAGCACGCAGACGGCGCCCAGCGGCGCCGTCCTGTGAACGGGAAGAGAGAGCATGGAGCCTCGCGGTACGTTAAACTGCCGCGTAGCATAAAAGTTGAAGTTAACTTCAAGTCAAGCTTTCCAGGAGCACGACATGGGTACTACCGAAGAACCGAAATGGCCGCTGATGTCGATTCGCGAAGTGGCTGCGCGCAGCGGCGTGCCGGCGTCGACATTGCGGTTCTACGAAACGCGCGGGCTCATCAAGTCGCACCGCAACGGCTCCAGCCATCGGCACTATTCGCGCGCGGTGCTGCGGCTGATCGCGTTCATCGTGTTCGCGCAGAAGATCGGCTATTCGCTCGACGAGATCGCCGAGCAGCTCGTCAGCCTGCCCGAGGACACCGCGCCGAGCAACAAGGACTGGCAGCGGCTGTCGCGCGGCTGGAAGCAACGCGTCGCGAGCCGGATCGAGGAGCTGCAGCGGCTCTACATCAACCTCGACGAATGCATCGGCTGCGGCTGCCTGTCGCTGAAGCGCTGCAAGCTGACGAACCCCGAGGATCGCGCAGGCCGGCGCGGGCCCGGGGCGCGTCGGTGGCTCGGCGATCCGCCGCCGGTGTGACTGCCGGCGGGCGTCCGTCGCCAGCCGGGATCGGCCCTGCCGGCTTGCCGTCTATCGCGTCCACATCACGGCGTGCGTCTGCCCGCTCGACGTCGTCGCCTCGCCGACGACCTGGCCATGTTCGTTGATCCCGAACGCCGCGCTGCTCCTGCCGCCCGGCAGATTGCCGAGATCGGTCATCACGCCGTTTTCGAAGAGGAACGCGTGGGTCTGGCCGTCCGCGGCGTCCGACGTGCCCACGACCTGCCCATGGTTGTTGATCGCGTACGCCGTGCTCGTATGGCCGCCGGCAAGCGTGCCGAGATCGATCATGGTCCCGTCCCGATACACAAATGCGTGGAAGTAGCCGTTCGCGGCGGTTGCGTCGCCGACGACCTGGCCGAGATCGTTGATCCCGTAGGCCTCGCTGAACTGGCCGCCGGGAAGCGTGCCGAGATCCTTCATCACGCCCTTGTCGTACAGAAACGCATGCAGCGGCTCGATGTGATGGGCCAGGAACCCGGCCGCGCCGGCGATCTGTCCTTGGTTGTTGATCGCCGCGGCGGTGCTGTCGAGATCGCCCGGCAGCGTGCCGAGGTCGGTGAAGGTTCCGTTTTCGTACAGGAACGCACGCCCCTCCCCTCTTGCCCCGTTCACCATCACGCCCACCACTTGCCCGTGACCGTGCTGGTTCACACCGGCGGCGCCCGTCGCGAAGAAACCCGGCGGCACGCCGAGATCCGCCATGACGCCGCCGTCGTACAGGAACGCGTGGCCAGGCTGGCGGCCCTGCGTGCTCAGCCCGACGTCTCCGCTTCCGATGACCTGGCCGCGGTCGTTGATGCCCGACGCCGAACTGATGTCGCCGCCTTGCATGGTCCCGAGATCGGACATCGCGCCTTGCTGATAGAGAAACGCGTGCGTGATGAAGAACTGCGTGCCGGAGAGGTTCGCCTCGCCGACCACCTGGCCCCGGTTGTTGATCGCGGTGGCCGAGCTGTAGGTTGCGCCGGGAAACGTGCCCAGGTCATGTATCGCCAAACCCTGCGCGCCGGCGGGCTGGAACGCGTGGACGGACAACAGCGCAAGAATCGCAATGGTGCGGAAAACGCCGCCGCGCCTGACGAGCGGCTTGCATGCGGATCGCATTGTGCACTCCTTCGGGTGGATGCTTGACACGGGGATGGCGGCGCGGGGCGCCGGATGCGCGCGCAAGTGCGACGCGACAAGCCGACGCCCGGCGTCGGGCCGGCTCGCTTCCCGGCCGACAGGGCGGGAAAGCCCGACCATCACGCATGAATCGCTCCACGGCCGTCGGACAGCGGTTTCCGCTGGCTGCACGCGACGTTCGTGCGGGAGTGGTTGCAACGGAGAAACGCCATCGCGAATCGCGGCAGGCGCGCGGGCGGCGTGTGCGACGCGGCCTGCTCCCGCCCGGTGCGGCCCAGGCACGCGCGCGCAGGCGTGCGGGCGAAGCCGCGCCGCCGCAAAAAAACGTATCTCGGAAGAAACGCCGGTGCCGCGCCCTCACCCCGGCCGACGGCCCCCGCTCACCGCAAGCGTCGCGCCGCGTCGGCGACGCGACCGCCCGGTTGCGCCGGCCGTCATCGCGACGCCGGCGCGCCGGGCCCCAGCAGGTCGAATGCCGTCGCGAGCACGGCTGCCTTGAATTGCTCGGGCCGTGACGGCAGCGGTGTGAATTCCCGCACCAGGTGACTGTAGGACACAGTCATGTTGATCGCGTTCTCGATCATGAAGAACGTCACGTCGGGATCCGCCATCCTGATCTCGCCGGCATCGGCCGCATCGACCAGCAGCGGGATGAACACCGCGCGGTACGGCCGCACCAGCCTCTCCAGCAGCAGGTTGAGCCGTTCGCCCTGCTCCGTCGTCGCGGTCGAGAAGAACATGCCGATGTCCGGCTCGGCGAAGGTCAGGTCGATGCCCAGCGCAAGCGCGCGCTCGACGCGCGCCCGGTACGACAGCGACGACGTTTTCAGCGCACCCACCTCGGCCAGCAACGGCGCCACCAGTTCCGAGATCTGTTCGACGACCGCGTTCCAGAGCGTCTCCTTGGTTCCGAAATGATGCGCGATCAGCGCCGCGTCGATGCCCAGCTCGCGCGCGACCTCGCGCACGCTCGTCGCGTCGTAGCCCCGTTTCGCGAACGTGCGGCGCGCGGCCCGCAATATCACGTCCGGTCCGACGGACGCGCCCGGCAACGGCCGCCCACGCGTGCGCCGCTTCGACGGGGATCGCCCAGAAACTCCAGCCACGTTGTCCTTGCTCCCTTCCACGATTCGATTGCCCTGATCATCCGCCGGCCCCGATTCCCGGAACCGGACGGTCTCCGTCCCCGGTTGACACGCCAAGCGGCGCGGCGCTAGGATCATACCTTATTCATCACGTGATGATTTAACAATGTTCACAGTCTCCGAACCCGTGCGTATCGTCATTGTCGGCGGCGGCATCGCCGGACTGCAACTCGCCACGCGTCTGGGCGAGCGTCTCGGTCGGCCCGGGCGCGCGCAGGTCACCGTCGTCGACCGCAGCCCGACCCACATCTGGAAACCGATGCTGCACACGATTGCGGCCGGTACGCGCGACGTGCAGCAGCAGCAGGTGATCTTCCTCGCCCATGCCCGCGATCACGGCTACACGTACCAGCCCGGCGAACTGAAGGGGCTCGATCGCGCGCGGCGCCGCGTGCAGCTCGGCGAGATCCGCTCGCAGGACGGTGAACTCGTGCTCGACGCCCGCGAACTCGAATACGACGTGCTGATCCTCGCGCTCGGCAGCCAGGCCAACGACTTCGGCACGCCGGGCGTACGCGAGCACTGTTATTTCATCGACAGCCAGCCGCAGGCCGAGACCTTCAACGAAGCGCTGCGGATGCGCGTGTTTCGCAGCATCGCGCGCGACGAGCCGTTCCGCGTCGCGATCGTCGGTGCCGGCGCGACGGGCGTCGAGCTTGCCGCGGAGCTGAGCCGCCTGCTGGAAGTGGCACAGGCCTATGGCGACGAAACGGTACGCGACCGGCTGCAACTCACGCTGCTCGAAAGCGGTCCGCGCATCCTCGCCGCATTTCCGCCGAAGATTTCCGCATCGGCACAGCAACGGCTCGAACAGATCGGCTTTCACGTGCTGACGTCGACCCGCGTCACGTCCGCCGACGCGAACGGCTTTCACTACGGCGACGGGTCGTTTGCGGAAGCGGACCTGATGGTGTGGGCGGCCGGCGTGAAGGCGCCCGATTTCATGCAGGCGCTCGGCGGCCTCGACACGAATCGCGCGAACCAGATTGTCGTCGGCCCGACGCTGCAGGCAACGGGCGACGAGCACGTGTTCGCGATCGGCGATTGCGCGAGCCTGTTGCCCGACGGCCAGGAACGGCCGCTGCCGCCCACCGCGCAGGTCGCGACGCAGCAGGCCGAGCATCTCGCGAAGCACCTGCCCGCGTGGCTCGACGGCAAGCCGATGCCGCCGTTCGCGTTCCACGATTTCGGCGCGCTCGTGTCGATCAGCGACTACGACGCGTTCGGCACGCTCGGCCAGTTCGGGTTCTTTCGCGGCGGCTTCATCCAGGGGCGATTCGCGCAGTTCAGCCACCTGATGCTCTACCGGCGGCACCAGCAGGCGCTGCACGGCTTCTCCAAGGCGAGCCTGCTGTGGATCGCCGAACGGATCAACGGCTGCGCGCGGCCGCGCATCCGCCTGTCGTGATTCAGGCCCCGCCCAGCATCCCGCATCGCATCGGGAGGACAGACATCTTGGATGACAATGCAGCCCCCTGGCTTCAAACCGTCGCCGCGATCGGCAGCTTCGACATGCCGACGGCCTCGTGGGCCACCGGCCGGCGACGCAGCACCACCCGCGACAAGCTGCCCGACTGGAGCGCGACGAGCCTGCCGACGATCGGCGTGCTCGAGCGGCCGACGCGGGACTCCGTGGTGATTTCGTGGTGCGACGCGTGCAGCGGCCGATACGGCTACCAGAAATGGCGGCTGTTCAACACTCGGCGCCGCGGCGTCTGCGTGCTGTCCGGGCGGGCGATCGAGATCGGCGACAGCGTCTATGCGCCGCAATTGCTCGGCTCGACGCCGGGCAATGCCGCCGCGATGATCCTGGCAGACTGCCTGGACGCGGTCGACGCGGCGTGATCGTACGGCCGCGTGCGCTGCGCCTCCCGTCCCGTCGCAACGCCCCCCCCATGCTTGCGATCGGCTGACATGACGACGTCCCGCAAGCATCCGCCATTTCCCGAACCCGCTCCGCTCACGCTGCGGGAATAAATCCCCGCCCTCGCAGGTATACCCGGCTGAAAGCGCCGGTTTATTCCAGGACGATCCGGCCGTCCGTAGTTCTCATTCGCCTGCGAGGCCCCCATGTCGTCATCGAATCCCTCCAGTCCGTCCCGCCGGAAAGCGCTGCAATGCATGGCCTTCGGCGGCCTCGGCACGCTGTTTACGCTGTCGGGCGGCATCCTGACGCCGTTCGACCTGGCGCTCGCGCAGGACAGCGGCGCCCGCCCTGCCGATGCGGGGCGACCGCTGTTCGTGCAGGTCAGCGACACGCACATCGGCTTCAACAAGGACGCGAATCCCGACGTCGCCAGCACGCTCAAGCAGACGATCGCGCTCGTCAACGGGATGTCCGCGAAACCCGCGCTGGCCATCCACACGGGCGACATCACGCACCTGTCCAAGGCGTCCGAATTCGATCTCGCGTCCCAGCTCCTGTCCGGCCTGCCCATCCCCGAACTGCATACGGTGCCCGGCGAGCACGACGTCACCGACGGTTCGGGCGCCGAATATTTCAGCCGGTTCGGCAAGGCGTCTGACAACCGTGGGTATTACAGCTTCGATCACGCGGGCGTGCACTTCATCGGCCTCGTCAACGTGATGCACTTCAAGCCGAACGGGCTCGGCAGCTTCGGCGACGACCAGCTCGCGTGGCTCGCGCAGGACCTCAAGGGCCGCTCGTCGAGCACGCCGATCGTCGTGTTCTCGCACATGCCGATGTGGACCATCTACGAACCGTGGGGCTGGGGCACCGGCGACGCGCCGCAGACGATGGCGATGCTGCGCCGCTTCGGCTCGGTCACCGTGCTGAACGGGCACATCCACCAGATCGTGTCGAAGGTCGAGGGCAACGTGACGTTCCATACCGCGCGCTCCACTGCGTTCCCGCAGCCGACGGCCGGCAACGGCCCCGGCCCCGTGCCGCTCACCGTGCCGCGCGACCGGCTGCCCGCGATGCTCGGCGTGACGACCGTCGAATTCGCGGGCCATCCCGCGGCGTCGGCGCTTCACGACGCCACGCTCGCGTAAGCGGCAAGGAGACCACCATGAAGAATCGTGCACTGCCCCGCACCCTCGTCGCGCTCGCGCTCTGCGCGGCCGCATCCGTGTCGCCCGGCGCGGCATTCGCGCAGGGCCCGGGCGGCCCGCTCGTGACGATCCGCAATTTCATGTTTTCGCCGATGTCGACCACGATCAAGGCCGGCACGACGGTCACGTGGAAGAACCTCGACGGGGAACCGCATACGGTCGTCAACGACGCCGGCATCTTTCACTCGTCGGCGCTCGACCAGGGCGACACGTACTCCTATAAATTCGACAAGCCGGGCGTCTACAAGGTGTTCTGCGGGATTCACCCGTACATGAAGGAGACCATCACGGTGCAGTAAGCCGCTTCACCGCAATCCATGCCGGACGACGCATGCCGCAATCGGGCATGCGTCGCGGCGCACGTGTCGTGCGCCTGCGAACGCCTGGAAATGTTTACGATCCGGCCGCCGCGCGCAACCGTTCGACGAACCCGCCGAGCTCGGCGGCGCCCGCATCGGTGACGGCCCGGTAATTCATTCGCCCGGCCGACCAGCGCGCGACGTGATAACCCTGCTGCTCGTCGATGCGCGGCTGCCCGGCGGCGCCGTTTCCCGGCCACACGTACACGTTGATCGGATGGCGCTGATACCGATACACGAGCACCGCGACGGTCCGCCCGCCCACGTAATCGAGCCGCCCGCCGACGAGCGGATAGCCGTCCTGCGCCAGATCCCGCACCGGCGGCGCAAAATCGATCTTCCCGTCGAACCAGGGCTTGACCGTATGCCGGTCGGTCGACACGACGTCGGTCAGATGATCCAGCTGAAGCGAGCGCACATGGCTGTCGACGAGTTCCGTCCGGAGCTGCTCGTCGGCCGTCGGAACCGACAGCCATAGCACGCCGCTCCACGCCAGCGCCAGCGCGCTGACGGCCAGCGCGCCCGCCGGCGCCCAGATCGGCATGCCGGTCGCCGCGCGCGGCCGCAGCCAATCGGACAGGCGCCGGCGCACGGATCGACGGGAACGCAGATCCGCCGCGATCCGCACGCGCAATGCGTCAGGCGCGCCGAACCGAAGGTCGGCCGACTTCAGCAGCGCGCTCGCGCGCCGCTGGATCTCGAGTGCGCTCCGGCATGCGTTGCAGCGGGCCAGGTGACGCTCGAGCGCCACACTTTCGGTGAGACTCAACTCGTTGTCGACGTATGCCGCGAGCACGTCGCATGCTTGCTGATGATCCATCACGCCTCCTGGCCCATGTTCACGAGAATCGCGGCGAGCTGCCGGCGCCCGCGCCCGAGGCGCGACATCACCGTGCCGATCGGCACGCCGACGATGCTCGCAATTTCCTTGTACGAGAACCCTTCGATCTCCCTCAACACGACGACCTCGCGGTGCTCGACGCTCAGGCTCTCCAGCGCCTTGACGACCTGCCGGCGGTCCTGCGCGCGCATCAGCAGGGTCTCGGGGCTGAGGCAGCCTTCGTCGCTCAATTCCGGCGTGGCGCCGTCATCGTCGAGCGACAGCGATTCGGCCGTGCGGCGCCGGTTCTGCCGATACCACGTGAAGAACACGTTGCGGACGATGCTCAGCAACCACGCGCGCGCATCGTCGCCGTCGAACCTGTCG
This genomic interval carries:
- a CDS encoding cupredoxin domain-containing protein, which encodes MKNRALPRTLVALALCAAASVSPGAAFAQGPGGPLVTIRNFMFSPMSTTIKAGTTVTWKNLDGEPHTVVNDAGIFHSSALDQGDTYSYKFDKPGVYKVFCGIHPYMKETITVQ
- a CDS encoding DUF3466 family protein is translated as MRSACKPLVRRGGVFRTIAILALLSVHAFQPAGAQGLAIHDLGTFPGATYSSATAINNRGQVVGEANLSGTQFFITHAFLYQQGAMSDLGTMQGGDISSASGINDRGQVIGSGDVGLSTQGRQPGHAFLYDGGVMADLGVPPGFFATGAAGVNQHGHGQVVGVMVNGARGEGRAFLYENGTFTDLGTLPGDLDSTAAAINNQGQIAGAAGFLAHHIEPLHAFLYDKGVMKDLGTLPGGQFSEAYGINDLGQVVGDATAANGYFHAFVYRDGTMIDLGTLAGGHTSTAYAINNHGQVVGTSDAADGQTHAFLFENGVMTDLGNLPGGRSSAAFGINEHGQVVGEATTSSGQTHAVMWTR
- a CDS encoding TetR/AcrR family transcriptional regulator, whose translation is MAGVSGRSPSKRRTRGRPLPGASVGPDVILRAARRTFAKRGYDATSVREVARELGIDAALIAHHFGTKETLWNAVVEQISELVAPLLAEVGALKTSSLSYRARVERALALGIDLTFAEPDIGMFFSTATTEQGERLNLLLERLVRPYRAVFIPLLVDAADAGEIRMADPDVTFFMIENAINMTVSYSHLVREFTPLPSRPEQFKAAVLATAFDLLGPGAPASR
- a CDS encoding sigma-70 family RNA polymerase sigma factor, whose translation is MDEQTSVRRFDALMSPHMHAAYNVARWLARNDQDAQDIVQEAYVRAFRFIDRFDGDDARAWLLSIVRNVFFTWYRQNRRRTAESLSLDDDGATPELSDEGCLSPETLLMRAQDRRQVVKALESLSVEHREVVVLREIEGFSYKEIASIVGVPIGTVMSRLGRGRRQLAAILVNMGQEA
- a CDS encoding efflux RND transporter periplasmic adaptor subunit; the encoded protein is MLSLPVHRTAPLGAVCVLLLALSGCHDGRGDPPAQPPPEVGVATIAPRTVRLADAFNGRVEAVDAVELRPRVSGYLQRVAYEEGDLVAQGALLFEIDPRPYRIALDRANAQLQRARAAASLANVQLKRVQTLIDAHATSQEELDNARATAEQARADLQAADAAVADAKLNLGFTEVRAPIAGRVGRAVATVGNLARADDTLLTTVVSQNPVYVYFDCDEQSYLRYNARRADPKHRAIGADPVRVGLANETGFPHAGTVDFLDNRLDPQTGTIRARVRLPNADHTFTPGLYARVQLVSGRDQDALLVDDKAVLTDQDRKYVYVIGPGDKALRRDVTIGRGLDGERIIEKGIQAGDRVVVDGMQRIYYPGAQVKPKTLAVRPVAGVQAASVEAAAPAAQ
- a CDS encoding metallophosphoesterase family protein, yielding MSSSNPSSPSRRKALQCMAFGGLGTLFTLSGGILTPFDLALAQDSGARPADAGRPLFVQVSDTHIGFNKDANPDVASTLKQTIALVNGMSAKPALAIHTGDITHLSKASEFDLASQLLSGLPIPELHTVPGEHDVTDGSGAEYFSRFGKASDNRGYYSFDHAGVHFIGLVNVMHFKPNGLGSFGDDQLAWLAQDLKGRSSSTPIVVFSHMPMWTIYEPWGWGTGDAPQTMAMLRRFGSVTVLNGHIHQIVSKVEGNVTFHTARSTAFPQPTAGNGPGPVPLTVPRDRLPAMLGVTTVEFAGHPAASALHDATLA
- the soxR gene encoding redox-sensitive transcriptional activator SoxR, which codes for MGTTEEPKWPLMSIREVAARSGVPASTLRFYETRGLIKSHRNGSSHRHYSRAVLRLIAFIVFAQKIGYSLDEIAEQLVSLPEDTAPSNKDWQRLSRGWKQRVASRIEELQRLYINLDECIGCGCLSLKRCKLTNPEDRAGRRGPGARRWLGDPPPV
- a CDS encoding anti-sigma factor family protein, with protein sequence MDHQQACDVLAAYVDNELSLTESVALERHLARCNACRSALEIQRRASALLKSADLRFGAPDALRVRIAADLRSRRSVRRRLSDWLRPRAATGMPIWAPAGALAVSALALAWSGVLWLSVPTADEQLRTELVDSHVRSLQLDHLTDVVSTDRHTVKPWFDGKIDFAPPVRDLAQDGYPLVGGRLDYVGGRTVAVLVYRYQRHPINVYVWPGNGAAGQPRIDEQQGYHVARWSAGRMNYRAVTDAGAAELGGFVERLRAAAGS
- a CDS encoding DUF3331 domain-containing protein, which codes for MDDNAAPWLQTVAAIGSFDMPTASWATGRRRSTTRDKLPDWSATSLPTIGVLERPTRDSVVISWCDACSGRYGYQKWRLFNTRRRGVCVLSGRAIEIGDSVYAPQLLGSTPGNAAAMILADCLDAVDAA
- a CDS encoding NAD(P)/FAD-dependent oxidoreductase, whose amino-acid sequence is MFTVSEPVRIVIVGGGIAGLQLATRLGERLGRPGRAQVTVVDRSPTHIWKPMLHTIAAGTRDVQQQQVIFLAHARDHGYTYQPGELKGLDRARRRVQLGEIRSQDGELVLDARELEYDVLILALGSQANDFGTPGVREHCYFIDSQPQAETFNEALRMRVFRSIARDEPFRVAIVGAGATGVELAAELSRLLEVAQAYGDETVRDRLQLTLLESGPRILAAFPPKISASAQQRLEQIGFHVLTSTRVTSADANGFHYGDGSFAEADLMVWAAGVKAPDFMQALGGLDTNRANQIVVGPTLQATGDEHVFAIGDCASLLPDGQERPLPPTAQVATQQAEHLAKHLPAWLDGKPMPPFAFHDFGALVSISDYDAFGTLGQFGFFRGGFIQGRFAQFSHLMLYRRHQQALHGFSKASLLWIAERINGCARPRIRLS